Proteins encoded within one genomic window of Triticum aestivum cultivar Chinese Spring chromosome 2D, IWGSC CS RefSeq v2.1, whole genome shotgun sequence:
- the LOC123054768 gene encoding fructan 6-exohydrolase-like codes for MARLSLAACAVVFHLCLLISSSASLRWLSDKSAAVTTAGGVRTRSAYHFQPAKNWQNDPNGPMYHNGLYHFFYQYNPDGVTWGNGNLSWGHSVSVDLVNWFALDAALQPSRSFDANGCWSGSATILPDGSPVMLYTGIDARGDQVQNVAFPKNASDPLLVEWVKPEYNPVIPVPADIKRDDFRDPSTAWLGADGLWRIAVAARVHDVGGATLIYRSKDFLRWERNADPLYLAHAAGMVECPDLFPVSEPGVEVGLPASGAGARHVLKMSVMDTVQDYYVVGRYDDTADTFVPEDDDDCRSWRRLDYGHVYASKSFFDPSKNRRVLWGWANESDSVSDDLVRGWSGVQTVPRKIWLDEDGKQLRQWPVEEIETLRSKRVNLLIPEVNAGGVNEIIGVMGTQADVEVVFEVPALEHADVLEPNWLLDPQSLCGEKGASVPGSVGPFGLLVMASGDMQEHTAVFFRVFRQNDKYKVLMCTDLSRSSTRDGVYKPPYGAFVDMDIEAHGGIISLRTLVDHSVVESFGGGGRTCITARVYPDHVVNGNSHLYVFNNGTGAVKVSSLDAWEMATATVNVLPDGLIAASSVGRAQAY; via the exons ATGGCCCGGCTATCTCTCGCGGCgtgcgccgtcgtcttccacctctgcctcctcatctcctcctccgcctccctccgcTGGCTCTCGGACAAATCGGcggcggtgaccacggccggcGGTGTCAGGACCAGGTCCGCCTACCACTTCCAGCCCGCCAAGAACTGGCAGAACG ATCCCAATG GTCCCATGTACCACAACGGCCTGTACCACTTCTTCTACCAGTACAACCCCGACGGCGTGACGTGGGGCAACGGCAACCTCTCGTGGGGCCACTCCGTGTCCGTGGACCTGGTGAACTGGTTCGCGCTCGACGCCGCGCTCCAGCCCAGCCGCTCCTTCGACGCCAACGGCTGCTGGTCGGGCTCCGCCACCATCCTCCCCGACGGCAGCCCTGTCATGCTCTACACCGGCATCGACGCCCGCGGCGACCAGGTCCAGAACGTCGCCTTCCCCAAGAACGCCTCCGACCCGCTCCTCGTCGAGTGGGTCAAGCCCGAGTACAACCCCGTCATCCCCGTCCCCGCCGACATCAAGCGCGACGACTTCCGCGACCCCTCCACGGCGTGGCTCGGCGCCGACGGCCTGTGGCGCATCGCCGTCGCGGCCCGTGTACACGATGTTGGGGGTGCCACGCTCATCTACCGGAGCAAGGACTTCCTCCGCTGGGAGCGGAACGCTGACCCGCTTTACTTGGCCCACGCCGCCGGCATGGTGGAGTGCCCGGACCTGTTCCCGGTGTCCGAGCCCGGGGTGGAGGTGGGGCTCCCGGCGAGCGGCGCCGGGGCGAGGCACGTGCTCAAGATGAGCGTGATGGACACCGTCCAGGACTACTACGTCGTCGGGCGGTACGACGACACGGCGGACACCTTCgtgccggaggacgacgacgactgCCGGAGCTGGCGCCGCCTCGACTACGGCCACGTGTACGCGTCCAAGTCCTTCTTCGACCCCAGCAAGAACCGGCGCGTGCTCTGGGGCTGGGCCAACGAGTCCGACAGCGTGTCCGACGACCTCGTCAGGGGATGGTCCGGTGTTCAG ACTGTTCCGAGGAAGATATGGCTGGACGAAGACGGCAAGCAGCTGCGGCAGTGGCCGGTGGAGGAGATCGAGACGCTGAGGAGCAAGCGAGTGAACCTGCTGATACCGGAGGTGAACGCCGGCGGCGTGAACGAGATCATCGGCGTGATGGGCACGCAGGCGGACGTGGAGGTCGTGTTCGAGGTCCCGGCCCTGGAGCACGCCGACGTCCTGGAGCCCAACTGGCTGCTGGACCCGCAGAGCCTGTGCGGCGAGAAGGGCGCGTCCGTGCCGGGCAGCGTCGGCCCGTTCGGGCTGCTCGTCATGGCCTCCGGCGACATGCAGGAGCACACCGCCGTCTTCTTCAGGGTGTTCAGGCAGAACGACAAGTACAAGGTCCTCATGTGCACCGACCTCTCAAGGTCGAGCACTAGAGACGGCGTGTACAAGCCGCCGTACGGGGCCTTCGTGGACATGGACATCGAGGCGCACGGCGGGATCATCTCCCTCAGAACACTG GTTGACCACTCGGTTGTGGAGAGCTTCGGCGGCGGGGGCCGGACGTGCATCACGGCGCGGGTGTACCCGGACCACGTCGTGAACGGGAACAGCCACCTGTACGTGTTCAACAACGGCACCGGCGCCGTCAAGGTGTCCAGCCTCGACGCGTGGGAGATGGCCACGGCGACCGTGAACGTGCTCCCCGACGGGCTGATCGCCGCGAGCTCGGTGGGCAGAGCTCAGGCCTATTAG